The Lepisosteus oculatus isolate fLepOcu1 chromosome 4, fLepOcu1.hap2, whole genome shotgun sequence genome window below encodes:
- the LOC102683585 gene encoding rabenosyn-5 codes for MASSYPPPFEEQGEVREGFLCPLCLKDLQSFYQLQAHYEDEHSGEDRDVKGQIKSLVQKAKKAKDKLLKRDGEDRAESGSYESFYYGGVDPYMWEPQELGATRCHLESFKKHRAARIDHYVIEVNKLIIRLEKLTSFDRTNADAATIRAIEKSVVSWVNDQDVPFCPDCGNKFNIRNRRHHCRLCGSIMCKKCMEFVTLPLAHKLTSGTREALCAPGSPGQSSSVSVQSSRRGSISSLSSVSSVLEEKDEDRIRCCRHCMDVLLKRQQKLEEKDHVPDIVKLYEKLRICIEKVDQKAPEYIKMAESLNAGETTYNLEHANGLRLEVQKYYELIDALSKKILTLGMNEEPKPHPKTQQLQRMIRYSATLFVQEKLLGLMSLPTKEKYDELKEKRKLEMERKLQLERQAALETQKRRAEEKPRDQFRLAASTNGEATPLPKPSMTKASGWLPNSSMLHTQEIKDPLLQQIDNIKSFIRQAKAANKVDEVNMLEENLRQLQDEYDQQQTMLAIRLSKQMAEEEALQQKQLQVLEEKEWEREHCKASQHMRTRSLDFREASPFQGEDSGKHATDSEGLGAATTKISPLSKTQSMKAFHHLPSREKTPPLPQQDELRYRSKPEQNKAATSLNPFEDEDSTPIEDDPSNPFAEEISKEQSASVRKLPNGEKEYNPFEDEEEEVGPSGHSEIKGYLNPFDEEDNGNPFSEARNSAPAPVAESASTNPFDTDEAIDENVIEEELLIQQIDNIRAYIFDAKQSGRADEVELLSENLRELQRTLQEQKRKTH; via the exons ATGGCATCCAGCTACCCACCTCCGTTCGAGGAACAGGGGGAGGTGAGGGAAGGCTTTCTCTGTCCGCTGTGCCTGAAGGACCTGCAGTCCTTCTACCAGCTCCAGGCACACTATGAGGACGAGCACTCTGGGGAAGACAGGGACGTCAAGGGACAGATAAAAA GTCTGGTGCAGAAAGCCAAGAAAGCCAAAGACAAGCTCCTGAAGCGGGATGGGGAAGACCGAGCTGAATCTGGGAGCTATGAGTCTTTCTACTATGGAGGAGTTGATCCATATATGTGGGAACCCCAAGAACTGG GTGCAACCAGATGTCACCTAGAAAGCTTCAAGAAACACAGAGCTGCACGAATTGACCACTACGTTATTgaagtaaataaattaataatcagATTGGAAAAG TTAACATCATTCGATAGGACCAATGCAGATGCTGCCACAATTAGAG CAATTGAAAAGTCTGTTGTTTCGTGGGTAAATGATCAAGATGTGCCATTCTGCCCTGACTGTGGCAACAAGTTCAACATTCGAAACAGACGCCACCACTGCCGTCTCTGTGGATCCATCATGTGCAAGAagtgcatggagtttgtaaccCTACCCCTGGCAC ACAAGCTAACAAGCGGCACCAGGGAGGCCCTGTGTGCCCCAGGTAGCCCCGGCCAGTCATCCAGTGTCAGCGTGCAGAGCTCCCGCCGTGGAAGCATCAGCAGCCTGAGTAGCGTGAGCTCGGTGCTGGAGGAGAAGGACGAAGACCGTATCCGTTGCTGTCGCCACTGCATGGACGTGCTTCTGAAGCGCCAGCAGAAGCTGGAAGAGAAGGACCACGTGCCCGATATCGTCAAGCTCTATGAG AAACTGAGAATTTGCATTGAGAAAGTGGATCAGAAGGCTCCTGAGTATATAAAAATGGCAGAATCATTAAA TGCTGGGGAGACAACCTACAATTTAGAGCATGCCAATGGCCTCAGGCTGGAGGTCCAGAAGTACTATGAGCTGATAGATGCACTAAG TAAGAAAATTCTCACACTAGGCATGAATGAGGAGCCAAAGCCACATCCGAAGACCCAGCAGCTACAGCGGATGATTAGATACTCAGCCACACTCTTTGTACAG GAAAAATTGCTGGGGCTGATGTCCCTGcctacaaaagaaaaatacgACGAGCTGAAGGAGAAACGGAAActggagatggagaggaagttgCAGCTGGAGAGACAG GCTGCGCTCGAGACACAAAAAAGGAGAGCCGAAGAAAAGCCCCGAGATCAGTTCCGTCTGGCTGCCAGCACCAACGGAGAAGCCACGCCATTGCCCAAGCCCTCCATGACCAAAGCGAGTGGATGGCTGCCCAACTCCAGCATGCTGCACACCCAGGAGATcaaggatcctctcctccagcaaATAGACAACATCAAATCCTTCATCCGCCAGGCCAAAGCGGCTAATAAGGTAGACGAAGTCAACATGCTGGAGGAGAACCTCCGTCAGCTGCAGGACGAGTACGACCAGCAGCAGACCATGCTGGCGATCAGGCTGTCTAAGCAGATGGCCGAAGAGGAGGCCCTGCAGCAGAAGCAGCTCCAGGTCCTGGAAGAGAAGGAATGGGAGCGAGAGCACTGTAAGGCATCGCAACACATGCGAACACGCTCTTTAGATTTTCGGGAGGCCTCGCCCTTTCAGGGAGAGGATTCTGGGAAACATGCCACAGACAGTGAAGGCTTAGGTGCCGCCACGACAAAGATCAGCCCCTTATCCAAAACGCAGTCCATGAAAGCTTTCCATCACCTTCCTAGCCGGGAAAAGACTCCTCCTCTGCCGCAGCAGGATGAACTGAGATACCGTtcaaaaccagaacagaacaagGCTGCTACCTCTTTAAACCCGTTCGAAGATGAAGACTCCACGCCCATTGAAGATGACCCCTCGAACCCTTTCGCCGAAGAAATTTCAAAAGAACAGTCCGCCTCAGTAAGGAAGCTTCCGAACGGTGAAAAGGAATACAACCCATTTgaagacgaggaggaggaggtgggacCCAGTGGCCACAGTGAGATCAAGGGGTACCTGAACCCATTCGACGAGGAGGACAACGGCAATCCTTTCAGCGAAGCAAGAAACAGTGCGCCCGCACCAGTCGCCGAGAGCGCATCCACCAATCCCTTTGACACCGATGAAGCTATTGATGAAAACGTcattgaggaagagctgctgATCCAGCAGATTGATAATATCAGAGCGTACATTTTTGATGCCAAGCAGAGTGGCCGGGCCGACGAAGTGGAATTGCTGTCGGAGAACCTACGAGAACTACAGCGCACTCTGCaagagcagaaaagaaaaacgcactga
- the trh gene encoding pro-thyrotropin-releasing hormone, translated as MRSACLILLVSLTVCNLTVNLGQNIPDESDKEERVPLDDILQRAQNIIFRSLLKKIEDEDKLNDQVSSQQEWLSKRQHPGKRYQEDIEKRQHPGRREEDEDLRYPDFEKRQHPGRREEDDDYFEEQKRQHPGKREDETDDYVELQRRQHPGKRSLMDQYSDATDSQMGYQSDMSKRQHPGKRYLSYNKRQHPGRRELENELDAGDLQDLEKRQHPGKRYWDIKSPDYINNLPCDIKDPVKCNKASLLLELLDNVNKSRAEEKRQHPGRRFAFDDDLTDQE; from the exons ATGAGGTCTGCCTGCTTGATTCTTCTAGTGTCTCTCACTGTTTGCAATCTCACTGTCAATCTGGGACAAAATATCCCTGATGAAAGCGACAAGGAAGAACGAGTGCCCTTAGATGATATACTACAGAGAGCACAGAACATCATCTTCAGATCTCTACTGAAAAAGATCGAAGATGAGGACAAACTTAATG ATCAGGTCTCTTCGCAACAGGAGTGGCTTTCTAAGAGGCAGCATCCTGGCAAAAGGTACCAAGAAGACATTGAGAAAAGGCAACACCCGGGCAGGCGCGAGGAGGACGAAGATTTAAGATACCCCGACTTCGAGAAAAGGCAGCATCCCGGCAGACGGGAGGAGGACGATGACTACTTCGAGGAGCAAAAGCGACAGCATCCTGGAAAACGAGAGGACGAAACAGACGATTATGTGGAACTGCAAAGGCGTCAACATCCGGGTAAGCGGTCCCTGATGGACCAGTATTCCGACGCCACAGATTCTCAGATGGGTTACCAAAGTGACATGTCCAAAAGACAGCACCCAGGTAAACGCTACCTGTCGTACAATAAACGACAGCACCCGGGCAGGAGAGAACTGGAGAATGAACTCGATGCTGGGGACCTACAGGACTTGGAGAAACGGCAGCATCCCGGGAAGAGATATTGGGACATCAAAAGCCCAGATTATATCAACAACCTTCCCTGCGATATCAAAGACCCCGTAAAGTGCAACAAGGCTAGTCTGTTGCTAGAGCTGCTTGATAACGTCAACAAGAGCAGAGCTGAAGAGAAGAGACAACACCCAGGCAGGAGGTTCGCTTTTGACGACGATTTGACGGATCAAGAGTAA